The nucleotide sequence GGGCCGCGTCAAGGGCCAACTCAATGTCTTCCGCCGTGGATCGCGCCACTTCGCAGAATGGCTTGCCGTTGACCGGAGAGATATTGGGAAAATAGTTTCCCTTCACCGGCGGGGTCCATTTGCCGCCAATCCAGTTGTCGTATCGGCTCTTGAAACTGACCTTGCTGCCGGGACGCCCGGGCTGTTCGTAAATCACGGTCTCATACCTCCTCCGTCGAGTGTCGTTTTCTTACCAAGCAAGATTCTTGCCAGGGGCTGAAGACGAACGACCCCGGTCTTTTCGGGATGGAGAACGACGGCCCGGCGGCACCTCCTGCGCCAATCCGGCGCACATGTTCCATCTTGGCACAGCGGAGAACGGGTCCATCTCACACCCATGAATCCCGGTCGACGTCCCCGGATCCGAGCGATCGACGGTATATGAATTCTGTTATAATTATGATTGAGCCCCTCTGGAGGTGGTCGCGGTGTGCGCACGGAATTTGATCCTTCGGGACTCTTGGTGGCGAAGCTGGGAGTACGGCGTCGAGACCGACGTCCTGGTGGAAGACATCCTTGAGCCCCCGCAGCTAAAAATTCTCAAAGAAGAAAAAGAGCAACTGCTGCAAGTCGTCACTCCGGCGATGGAGCGGCTTCACGGATGGGTGTACTCCCAGCACGCGACCGTCATGGTTTCTCACGTGAACGGCTATATCCTCTACAGTGTCGGCGATCCGAAGTTTATGAGCGATGCCCAAAAGATCCATTTAAAAGAAGGGGCCGGCTGGTCGGAGAGATCCCGGGGAACCAACGCGATCGGCACGGCCGCCGCGGTTCGCGAGCCCGTTTCGGTGGTCGGCGGCGAACATTTTCTTGAACGAATCGGAAAAGAGCAGGGAATCCCCGACCTCAAATTGTCCCCGGCCGTCAAACGAATGATGGAAGAATATCCTTGGCCGGGAAACGTGCGGGAACTGTATGCGGTGCTGCGCCAGGCTGCATTTTTTGCTGAGGGCGGCGAAATCCGGATCGAACATTTGCCGGTGCACATGGCGGACCGGCAGAAAAAGGGCAAGCCTCGGCCGGATGGGCACTTGGACGACCCGCCGTCCCTGCGGCAGGTGGAATATGAGGCGATCCTGGATGCGCTCCGGTCCACCGACGGTAATATGACCCAGGCCGCGCGTCTCCTGGGAATTGGGCGCAATACCCTTTATCGCCGGTTGCGAAAGTTGGGCGGGAAGTGACAGATGCTCCTCATGACTGCCCGTGCCCGATTCACCGGTCGATCTCTGTTCGTATGTTCGCGAATCAGGCGAATAAAAGGGGGTCCGAAGCGCAAAACAAGTGGAAAGCGGGGAGACCGGACGGCCTCCTTTCGCATGTTCGCGAAAAAAAGGAGGGGCGGCTGCAGACCGCGAGGCGCAGATGTCGCTGTCATTGTCAATGGTACATCCGGACCTTGAATGGCTCGTTTTTCCGCTGTAGGATGGGGCAGAGACAACCTGCTGTCAGCCGCCCGCATTCCGGGGCGCACCTCCCAAAAGGGACCGAACCTTTGAGAAGGAGAGGATTGACATGAAAGCTCTGGTGTATCATGGCCCGGGACAGAAAAGTCTGGAGGACAAGCCCAAACCGAGCGTGCAGCAGCCCACCGACGCTGTTGTAAAAATTTTAAAAACAACCATTTGCGGAACGGATCTTCACATTCTGAAAGGGGACGTGCCGGAGGTTGCCGACGGCCGGATTCTCGGGCACGAAGGGGTCGGCGTCGTCGAAGAGGTGGGTGAGAGCGTCGCCAATTTTAAGGTCGGCGACAGAGTATTGATTTCCTGCATCACCTCCTGCGGCAGATGCGATTATTGCAAACGGGGCATGTATTCGCACTGCGAGAACGGCGGCTGGATTCTGGGCCACCTGATCGACGGCACCCAGGCGGAATACGTGCGCATCCCCTACGCCGATACGAGCCTCTACCCGCTTCCGGACGGCGTCGAAGAAGAGGCCCTCGTCATGCTGAGCGACATTTTGCCGACCGGCTTCGAATGCGGCGTGCTCAACGGAAAGGTCCAGCCCGGCGACACGGTGGCCGTGGTGGGGGCGGGTCCCGTCGGACTGGCGGCCCTCCTGACCGCTCAGTTGTATTCCCCCTCGGAGCTCATCATGGTCGATCTCGACGACAATCGCCTGGAGGTCGCGAGGCGATTCGGGGCGACGAAGACGGTCAACAGCGCAGACGGGCGCGCCGTGGAAAAGGTCATGGAGTTGACGGGCGGCAGAGGGGTTGACGTGGCCGTCGAGGCGGTCGGCATCCCCGCCACCTTCGACATTTGCCAGGGCATCGTGGCGCCGGGCGGCTGCATCGCCAATATCGGCGTGCACGGGAAAAGTGTGGACCTTCACCTGGAGACCCTCTGGTCCCACAACATCACGATCACCACCCGGCTCGTGGATACGGTGACCACCCCCATGCTGCTGAAAATGGTCCGGGCGGGCAAACTCCGGCCGCAGCAGCTCATTACCCATCGCTTCCAATTGGACGAGATCCTGAAGGCCTACGACGTTTTCGCCAACGCCGCCCGGGAAAAAGCCCTCAAAGTGATCGTGAGCAACGAGTGAGGCGGGCGAGCCCCGGCCGGCCCGGGGCTCGCAACTGCTCAATAGAAACTGAATATATCTTGATATTCTTATTCACATTATGTAGAATTTGGCCACGAACTTTTCATTCCGTTCTTAATTGCTTTAGTGCCCGGTTCCCATGGCGAACAACCAGATTTCCGAGGGGATACCGGTCTGGGTGGTGTTGTCGATCCCGAAGTCGTTGTCGTTGGCCACGGCCAAGGTTTGGTCGTCCGCCATGGCGATGCCCTCGATTTTCTCATAGGGATAGCCGTACTTTAACAGGTCGAGGAAAAGGGACTTACTGGGCAACACCACGCCCCGGCGGTCGAGATCCGCCACCGTCATCTGTTCCAGGGTCTTCCCTCCGGATGCAGCGCTGTCGAATCGCCCGAGGATGTTGGTGGCACCGGAGAGATCAAGTTTATAGATCCGCTTCAGCTTTGCTTGATCCCCGGCATACTTATCCCGCTCGTCCACCAGCAGGGTGTGATCATCCAATGCGTACAAGTCGGAAACCACAATATCGGACGGTTTCAACCCGGGGTACGCTTTCGCGTCGTCCGCTACGTAAGGATATTCGGCCACCGGGGCCATTTTTTGCAGGTCGAATTGGAGGATCCGCATGATTCGAGACTTTTTCCCCGTAGCCTGGTCAGGATTTCCGAGTGGACTCTGCACCACCGCGAAGAGCCATTTTCCGTCCGGGGTCACGGTGACGCCCTCGATGCCGCGGTTGGGAATACGGTCCGCGTACACCGCCGGGAGCAGGTCCTTTACGGGCACATTCGGCGCTCCGGCAAAGAGGGATGCCTCGCCCGCCGGGACGATCCGCTCGAGAATCGTGCCGTCCCGCTTCACGTGGACGATGCTGGGCCGGTACTCTTCACCGAGCCAGAAGGTGTCGTCCTGGGGGTTATAGGCGAGGCCCTCGGTGTCCAACCCGTACGGGTCGTAGGGAAGCTGCTTCTCACCTTTCGCATCGTACGGTGTTTCGTCCATACCGGGAAAATTGGAGACACCCGAGATCTGGTCGGTGCCGGTGACGGGGTCGGTGCCCTTGGGCAGTTTCAGGGGAATCTCCTGAAGTACGTTGACCTGCCCGTCTTTGAGTTCTACTTTGTAGATCGTGGGAGTGTACGTCGGCAAAGGGAACGTGGTCCGGCTGTCCTGTCCGGCTTGGACACTGCCGTTCGGACCCCGGTCGGCGGTGGTATAAAACACGTTGGCAGGATCGCCGGGTAAGTGGGTGAGGGAGGAGCCGATGGACATCCGGATGCCGTTCCCGAGTTCTTTTGGATTCTTCAATATGTACCGACCGAGGAGCCGGCTCTCGGGCGTGCCTGAATTTACCGCCTGGATAAAGGCGTCCATGACCGACTGCGGGACCACGGTGCGATCCTGGACCAGGTGAATCTCACCGGTAACCGGGAGAGGCTTTCCGTCGAGAGAAGCGGTGTGGGCGCCGACGCGAACCAACAGCCGGTGACCTTGTTTCTCGATGATCGCCGTTTGGCCGGCTTCGTCCCAACTGACGAGAGCTCCTTGGGCTTCCGCGGTGGACCGAAGCGGGACCTCGGCGTCCGCACCGACAGCGGCGGGTGGGAACAACAGCATTACCGTCGTGACGACCGAAGTCGCGATCGGAATTGTTCGCCGGGGGATGAAAGGAAAAGGTATGGTCATTTCCTCCTTATCAATCGGAAAAAGTTTTTATCTCTTCGGATGAATGTACCGCAGCGACATGAACGGATGGTGAGGATTGCGTTGAGGCCGGATTGACGCTGTTTTGTTTTCTTGTAAAATGGGCCGGGCTCATTCGCTCGGCGAGGAGAGAACCCAGCGGGAGATTGCCGAAGAATTGGGGATTATCGTTCGTATGTGTCGCGCGTCGAGCAGCGGGCGCTCATGAAATTGTTGCACGATCTCCGACTGAACAGAAAAACTGCCCGGGAGGAACGGTGATTCCGGAGAGGTGGCCTGTCGGTGGCCGGGCAAACGCCCTCATCCCCGCGGATTCGGTTCCGATTTTCCGCAGAAGTGGGGTGTCCGGGTGTCGGGACGGATCGACAGTGGTCCCACGGCCCGATGATCATCGGCCGCCGAAAGATCCGTCAACGCCCCAGAACTCTTTCGTAATCCTCTCGCAGGTTGGCCCGGAGTGCATCGAACCGCGGGTCGTTGTCAAAATCCTTCGCCGACTCCGGGCGGATTCGCACTGCTTCTTTCATCCAGCTCAGGGCGGCCGTCCATTCCTTCTGTTCCGCATACAGAGCCGCCAGATCGCAAGCCGCCTGGTAATTGTCCGGATGATAGTCGAGATCCTTACGGAAACATTCCTCGGCGGCGATCAGGTCGCCCTTTTCATGCCAATATACATAGCCCAGCGCCACATAGCCGTTGTACACCGACGGATCGACCTCCAGAGCCTGGCGCAACAGGGCGATTTTGCGGTCGGGATCGCCGGTCATGCCGTAGGCGGCGATCACCTTCTGCATGGCTTCCTGCTGGGCGAGGAGCCGCTTTTCCATGCGCTTCTCCATTTCGTTCATGTGCTCTTGAACTCTTTTCTCCACCAGGTCCGGAATTTCTTTGGACGAGTACCAGCCGTACAGGGCAAAGGCGATGCCGCCCAAGGTGGCGCTGGTGGAAATGACCGTGAGGAGGAAGGCGGCCTGTTGATCGCCGGAGTGGCCGAAAAAGAGTCCGATGACCAATAAAGCCAAGATGACGAGCAAGATCACAAACCTCATGGTCCCTCCCCTCCCTACGGCCATTGTACCGGAAGGTCGGCCCGAACAAAAGAGTGGGACGGAGGCGTCGCCATTGCGGGAATGTACGGCTTCTACTATGCCTTAGAATGATGCACAGCAAGAAATATTAACTTTACTTTTTAAAGCCATTGGGTTAAAGTAGACATCGTGGTGCAATCCCCTGTCTTAAAATCGACGATGCGGAGGGCGAAAGGAACATGAGAATTTTTGTCGGTTACGCCAGCATGAATGGTCACACCAAATTCCTGGCCGATGAAATCGCGCTCGGAGCCAAGAGCGTCACCGGGACGGAGGTGGTGCAAAAGGCGGTGAAGGACACCTCACCATCCGAACTGGAAGCTTTTGATGCCATTATCTGGGGTTCCTCCGGCATCTTCGGCAACCCGAACCCGGAGATGGCTCAATTCTTTATTCAACTTGGACAGCAGTGGTTCATGCGGAAACTGGAAGGAAAGTTCGGGGGCGTGTTCGGAACCACGTCCACGGTGCACGGAGGCATTGAAAACCTTCTGCGCGCCCTGGCGGCTCCGATGCATCACCACGGTATGATTGTCGTTTCGCCTCCCAGCTTGCCGGATGAAAAACACGCCCTCTACGCGTGCCCCTATGGCATTGCCGCCACCATTCCGGTGGAAGCCAGCAAGGATGCCCCCATCAATAAACCAAGAGAAGAAGAACTGGATCTGGCTCGCCACTACGGCCAGTACATGGCCAACCTGTTAAAGTCGGCGAAGTAAACCGATGCAGTCCCATGTTGGCCCCCTGGATTCCATTGGCCGGGGGGCCTTGTACGTATGTGAATTTCAAGGGTGCTACTGCATGATCAAGGAGTGATGCGTACGTGAGAGGACGGCGGGGAGCGCGGAGGCCCCCTTCCATGACCGTCTACTATGACGGATATTGTCCATATTGTCGTGCCGCCGCCATGACGATCCGGAGTCTTGACGTTTTCCGGCGGATCGCTGTGATTTCCTTTCGACACGACAAGAGTTATTCCATTCACGGGATTACGGCGGAAGAGCTTGAACGGGAAATGGTTGTGATCGTTCATTGCGGCGATCAACAGCGCGCGTATAAGGGCTTTGCCGGGGTTTTGGCGGTCCTGCGGGGGTTGCTGTTGCTGTGGCCGATTTTTCCTCTTGCATGGTGTTTAGGCAGGATCGGATGGGGTGATGTTCTCTATCGCTGGATGGCGGAGCATCGCCTCATTATTCCCGACGCCGGTCATTGCCGGGATCGAAATTGTCGCATATGATCGCGCCACCCAGATGCAGCAAGAATCGCCAACGGTAAGCGCTGAACCTCGCCGGCTGATCGGAACCCTTCCCTCCGGGACGGCTCGACCACCGGCCCCGCAGAGCGGGGGGCCTCAGGGCGCTTTTTGGTGCGAGGCGGGCGTATGTTCGGGACACTCCTTTTGTGCCGCTTGCTGGGACAGGTATTTGCGAATCAGTTCGCAGTAGTGGGGGGTCGAGGTGTCTCCGACATTGGGGCGAAAATGGACGCATCCCAGGCAGGGCTCCGATACCACAAGATAGTTCTTCTCCCGCAAAATCGAGATGACGGCACCGAGCCCCGATTCGAGATTGGCGAGAATCTCGTCCGGGATCCGCTCTACCGCCTCCTCTAACCCGCGGCCCCAATCCTGCAGGCGGGATGCCGCCTCCCGGCCTTTTGCTGTGAGAGTGAGGAGGGTTACCCGACGGTCTTCTGGATTTTGGATTTTGGCGAGGAGGCCCTTTTTCACGAGGCCATTGACGATTTTCACAGCCGTCACATGGGTCGCGCCGATGGCCGCGGCCAAATTGCCGACGGTGGCCATATCGTCCCGGGTGTAACGGGCAAACAACAAGGTCTGGATTTGGACGGGCGATAGCCCTGCCGCATCACTTTCCGCCTGGGTGATCTTCTTAATGGCCTGAGACAGCCTGAATAACGCCATGCTGTTACGAGCCACCGGATTGTTCCGCCGTTGCTGGGGTTCAAACATCATCGCATCCCATACCTTCCGCGTGTTCGTTGTTCCTACTGTACAATAAATCCGGGGCCGTGTGCACCATGGACGGGCCTGGTTTGATCTGAAAAATCGCTTCGCAGCTCTCCTTCCCGGTTCAAGGACTCTTTCGTGCGGTTGCGGAACGGCTGCTGACATAGGTCCGCGGGATGCCTGGAAAGGGCACCCCGCGCAGGCTTTTCCTTCTACCCGTTTTTCACGTCCTGCAGACTTGCGCCGTAGT is from Kyrpidia tusciae DSM 2912 and encodes:
- a CDS encoding helix-turn-helix domain-containing protein, with amino-acid sequence MCARNLILRDSWWRSWEYGVETDVLVEDILEPPQLKILKEEKEQLLQVVTPAMERLHGWVYSQHATVMVSHVNGYILYSVGDPKFMSDAQKIHLKEGAGWSERSRGTNAIGTAAAVREPVSVVGGEHFLERIGKEQGIPDLKLSPAVKRMMEEYPWPGNVRELYAVLRQAAFFAEGGEIRIEHLPVHMADRQKKGKPRPDGHLDDPPSLRQVEYEAILDALRSTDGNMTQAARLLGIGRNTLYRRLRKLGGK
- a CDS encoding NADPH-dependent FMN reductase family protein, encoding MRIFVGYASMNGHTKFLADEIALGAKSVTGTEVVQKAVKDTSPSELEAFDAIIWGSSGIFGNPNPEMAQFFIQLGQQWFMRKLEGKFGGVFGTTSTVHGGIENLLRALAAPMHHHGMIVVSPPSLPDEKHALYACPYGIAATIPVEASKDAPINKPREEELDLARHYGQYMANLLKSAK
- a CDS encoding thiol-disulfide oxidoreductase DCC family protein, translating into MTVYYDGYCPYCRAAAMTIRSLDVFRRIAVISFRHDKSYSIHGITAEELEREMVVIVHCGDQQRAYKGFAGVLAVLRGLLLLWPIFPLAWCLGRIGWGDVLYRWMAEHRLIIPDAGHCRDRNCRI
- a CDS encoding zinc-dependent alcohol dehydrogenase family protein, with the translated sequence MKALVYHGPGQKSLEDKPKPSVQQPTDAVVKILKTTICGTDLHILKGDVPEVADGRILGHEGVGVVEEVGESVANFKVGDRVLISCITSCGRCDYCKRGMYSHCENGGWILGHLIDGTQAEYVRIPYADTSLYPLPDGVEEEALVMLSDILPTGFECGVLNGKVQPGDTVAVVGAGPVGLAALLTAQLYSPSELIMVDLDDNRLEVARRFGATKTVNSADGRAVEKVMELTGGRGVDVAVEAVGIPATFDICQGIVAPGGCIANIGVHGKSVDLHLETLWSHNITITTRLVDTVTTPMLLKMVRAGKLRPQQLITHRFQLDEILKAYDVFANAAREKALKVIVSNE
- a CDS encoding MarR family winged helix-turn-helix transcriptional regulator, with amino-acid sequence MMFEPQQRRNNPVARNSMALFRLSQAIKKITQAESDAAGLSPVQIQTLLFARYTRDDMATVGNLAAAIGATHVTAVKIVNGLVKKGLLAKIQNPEDRRVTLLTLTAKGREAASRLQDWGRGLEEAVERIPDEILANLESGLGAVISILREKNYLVVSEPCLGCVHFRPNVGDTSTPHYCELIRKYLSQQAAQKECPEHTPASHQKAP
- a CDS encoding esterase-like activity of phytase family protein encodes the protein MTIPFPFIPRRTIPIATSVVTTVMLLFPPAAVGADAEVPLRSTAEAQGALVSWDEAGQTAIIEKQGHRLLVRVGAHTASLDGKPLPVTGEIHLVQDRTVVPQSVMDAFIQAVNSGTPESRLLGRYILKNPKELGNGIRMSIGSSLTHLPGDPANVFYTTADRGPNGSVQAGQDSRTTFPLPTYTPTIYKVELKDGQVNVLQEIPLKLPKGTDPVTGTDQISGVSNFPGMDETPYDAKGEKQLPYDPYGLDTEGLAYNPQDDTFWLGEEYRPSIVHVKRDGTILERIVPAGEASLFAGAPNVPVKDLLPAVYADRIPNRGIEGVTVTPDGKWLFAVVQSPLGNPDQATGKKSRIMRILQFDLQKMAPVAEYPYVADDAKAYPGLKPSDIVVSDLYALDDHTLLVDERDKYAGDQAKLKRIYKLDLSGATNILGRFDSAASGGKTLEQMTVADLDRRGVVLPSKSLFLDLLKYGYPYEKIEGIAMADDQTLAVANDNDFGIDNTTQTGIPSEIWLFAMGTGH
- a CDS encoding TPR end-of-group domain-containing protein — protein: MRFVILLVILALLVIGLFFGHSGDQQAAFLLTVISTSATLGGIAFALYGWYSSKEIPDLVEKRVQEHMNEMEKRMEKRLLAQQEAMQKVIAAYGMTGDPDRKIALLRQALEVDPSVYNGYVALGYVYWHEKGDLIAAEECFRKDLDYHPDNYQAACDLAALYAEQKEWTAALSWMKEAVRIRPESAKDFDNDPRFDALRANLREDYERVLGR